A genomic region of Janthinobacterium lividum contains the following coding sequences:
- a CDS encoding DUF1439 domain-containing protein, with protein MTLTALRPLLKTAAIAAFACSVLASCSTLIGPRDVNVSLSKMQQGLERRFPIDKRVLSVLDVKLTHPQLSLQPERERVALSVDASVLPPFIRQSWRGSLAMSGRLVLDAQRNAVYLSEASVDKVTIDGMDESQQRQFAKVASLVADQLMHETPIYTFKPDELRYAGVQFVPTQIRTTGNGLTVTFEPVK; from the coding sequence ATGACCTTGACCGCCCTGCGTCCCTTGCTGAAAACCGCCGCCATTGCTGCCTTTGCCTGCAGCGTGCTGGCCTCGTGTTCCACCCTGATCGGCCCGCGCGACGTGAATGTGTCGCTGAGCAAGATGCAGCAAGGCCTGGAGCGTCGCTTTCCCATCGACAAGCGCGTGCTGTCCGTGCTGGATGTCAAACTGACCCACCCGCAACTGTCGCTACAGCCCGAGCGCGAACGGGTTGCCCTCAGCGTGGACGCCAGCGTCTTGCCGCCCTTTATCCGCCAGAGCTGGCGCGGCAGCCTGGCCATGTCGGGCCGCCTCGTGCTCGACGCCCAGCGCAACGCCGTCTACCTGAGCGAAGCGAGCGTGGACAAGGTCACCATCGATGGCATGGACGAGTCGCAGCAGCGCCAGTTCGCCAAGGTGGCCAGCCTGGTGGCCGACCAGCTCATGCACGAAACGCCGATCTATACGTTCAAACCCGACGAATTGCGCTATGCGGGCGTGCAATTCGTGCCCACGCAGATCAGGACCACGGGCAATGGGCTGACCGTGACTTTCGAGCCGGTGAAGTAG
- the prsR gene encoding PEP-CTERM-box response regulator transcription factor encodes MGKQKLLVIEDDPGLQKQLHWSFDGYEVLLAGEREAALALVRRHQPAVVTMDLGLPPDPDGATEGLATLQQILALAPDTKVIILSGNQERAHALKAIALGAYDFHQKPFEADMLGLVIARAFYLHAMQQENRRMLQTQADSPLAGIVSRDPGMLKLCRSVEKVAPSSASVMLLGDSGSGKELIARGLHALSSRHAQRFVAINCAAIPENLLESELFGYERGAFTGAARQTLGKIELAHGGTFFLDEIGDMPMALQAKLLRFLQERVIERVGGRAEIAIDVRIVCATHQDLKVLAEQGRFREDLFYRLSEIVLRIPPLRERAGDCTLLAQHFKHKFCASEGRSNLHFSAGALQLIESYGWPGNVREVENCIKRAVIMSDGPQIAADDLGLPASAQAAPADESINLRQAREAAEYKVMVRALARADGNIAKAAELLGVSRPTLYDLMGHHGIK; translated from the coding sequence ATGGGCAAGCAAAAACTGCTGGTCATCGAAGACGATCCCGGCCTGCAAAAACAGTTGCACTGGAGCTTTGACGGCTACGAAGTCTTGCTGGCGGGCGAGCGCGAGGCGGCGCTGGCGCTGGTGCGGCGCCACCAGCCGGCCGTCGTGACGATGGACCTGGGCTTGCCGCCCGATCCGGACGGTGCCACGGAAGGCCTCGCCACCTTGCAGCAAATCCTTGCGCTGGCGCCGGACACGAAAGTCATCATCCTGTCGGGCAACCAGGAGCGCGCGCATGCCTTGAAAGCCATCGCGCTGGGCGCTTACGATTTCCACCAGAAACCGTTCGAGGCCGACATGCTGGGCCTGGTCATCGCCCGCGCGTTTTATCTGCACGCGATGCAGCAGGAAAACCGCCGCATGCTGCAGACGCAGGCGGATTCTCCGCTGGCCGGCATCGTCAGCCGCGATCCGGGCATGCTGAAACTGTGCCGCAGCGTGGAAAAAGTGGCGCCCTCGTCGGCCAGCGTGATGCTGCTGGGCGACTCGGGCAGCGGCAAGGAATTGATTGCGCGGGGCTTGCATGCGCTGTCGAGCCGACATGCGCAACGTTTCGTGGCCATCAATTGCGCGGCCATCCCGGAGAACCTGCTGGAAAGCGAGCTGTTCGGCTATGAGCGGGGGGCGTTTACGGGCGCGGCCAGGCAAACCCTGGGCAAGATCGAACTGGCCCATGGCGGCACCTTCTTTCTCGACGAAATAGGCGACATGCCGATGGCGTTGCAGGCGAAATTGCTGCGCTTCTTGCAGGAAAGAGTGATCGAAAGGGTGGGCGGCCGTGCCGAGATCGCCATCGACGTGCGCATCGTCTGTGCCACGCACCAGGATCTGAAAGTGCTGGCGGAACAGGGGCGTTTCCGCGAAGACCTGTTTTACCGGCTCAGCGAAATTGTCTTGCGCATCCCGCCGCTGCGCGAGCGGGCCGGCGATTGCACCTTGCTGGCGCAGCATTTCAAGCACAAGTTCTGCGCCAGCGAAGGCCGCAGCAACCTGCATTTCAGCGCCGGCGCGCTGCAGCTGATCGAAAGCTATGGCTGGCCCGGCAATGTGCGCGAAGTGGAAAACTGCATCAAGCGGGCCGTCATCATGAGCGACGGGCCGCAGATCGCGGCCGATGACCTGGGCTTGCCCGCCAGCGCCCAGGCCGCTCCCGCCGATGAATCCATCAATCTGCGTCAGGCCCGCGAAGCGGCCGAGTACAAGGTCATGGTGCGCGCGCTGGCCCGCGCCGACGGCAATATCGCCAAGGCGGCCGAACTGCTGGGCGTGAGCCGGCCCACCCTGTATGACTTGATGGGGCACCACGGCATCAAGTAA
- a CDS encoding carbonic anhydrase, whose amino-acid sequence MRDIIAGFLRFQKEVFPERRELFKTLATGQTPKALFISCSDSRMVPELVTQREPGELFVIRNAGNIVPSFGPEPGGVSASVEFAVAALNVTDIVICGHSDCGAMKAIATCTCLDHMPAVKNWLRHADAARMINESIEHATEQDRIDGMVRANVVAQLNNIRTHPSVALGITQKRLTLHGWVYDIENGSLDALDEATGQFVPLAEHPASKM is encoded by the coding sequence ATGCGCGACATCATTGCCGGATTTCTACGTTTCCAGAAGGAAGTCTTTCCTGAACGCCGAGAGTTGTTCAAGACACTGGCCACGGGACAGACGCCCAAGGCCCTGTTCATTTCCTGTTCCGACAGCCGCATGGTGCCGGAACTGGTGACGCAGCGCGAACCTGGCGAACTGTTTGTGATTCGCAACGCGGGCAACATCGTGCCCTCGTTTGGCCCGGAACCGGGCGGCGTGAGCGCGTCCGTCGAATTTGCCGTTGCGGCCCTGAATGTGACGGACATCGTCATTTGCGGCCATTCCGATTGCGGCGCGATGAAGGCCATCGCCACCTGCACCTGTCTCGATCACATGCCGGCAGTCAAGAACTGGCTGCGGCACGCAGATGCGGCGCGCATGATCAATGAATCGATCGAGCATGCCACGGAACAGGACCGCATCGACGGCATGGTACGCGCCAATGTCGTGGCGCAACTCAACAACATCCGCACGCACCCCTCGGTAGCGCTGGGCATCACGCAAAAGCGCCTGACCCTGCATGGCTGGGTGTATGACATCGAAAATGGCTCACTGGACGCGCTCGACGAGGCTACCGGCCAGTTTGTCCCGCTGGCGGAACATCCGGCATCGAAGATGTAA
- a CDS encoding hemerythrin domain-containing protein codes for MNAINLLMKDHKAVKALFAQYENLSDRSFATKKKLADQICQELTVHTQLEEEIFYPAVRRPIHDGDLMDEAVVEHASAKELIAQITAMDPADDLYDAKVKVLSEQIEHHVKEEEGDMFPKVRHTAVDLDALGKEMAARKEQLTGVAA; via the coding sequence ATGAACGCGATCAATTTATTGATGAAGGACCACAAGGCCGTCAAGGCCCTGTTTGCGCAGTATGAGAACCTGAGCGACCGCTCCTTTGCCACCAAGAAAAAACTGGCCGACCAGATCTGCCAGGAATTGACCGTGCACACGCAGCTGGAAGAAGAAATCTTCTACCCGGCCGTGCGCCGCCCGATCCATGACGGCGACCTGATGGATGAAGCCGTCGTCGAGCACGCGAGCGCCAAGGAGCTCATCGCGCAGATTACCGCGATGGATCCCGCCGACGACCTGTACGACGCCAAGGTCAAGGTGCTGTCGGAGCAGATCGAGCACCACGTCAAGGAAGAAGAGGGCGACATGTTTCCCAAAGTGCGCCATACGGCCGTCGACCTCGACGCGCTGGGCAAGGAAATGGCCGCGCGCAAGGAACAGCTGACGGGCGTCGCCGCCTGA
- a CDS encoding DUF6331 family protein, giving the protein MTERDHQYDIQIAEDAWIEHIDIGERYAQAVGIDEHLEGLWPLICRLETHCAAGCCGIDAFDFTRAGVAAALLELDRAQLHAACAQARGAVAAAASDVFMSNTMNHIADKRVFVQLIGHLDRCITGPQTGQPASQPR; this is encoded by the coding sequence ATGACGGAACGCGACCATCAATACGATATCCAGATTGCCGAAGACGCATGGATCGAACACATCGACATCGGGGAGCGCTATGCGCAAGCCGTCGGCATCGACGAGCACCTGGAGGGGCTGTGGCCGCTGATCTGCCGCCTGGAAACCCATTGCGCCGCCGGCTGTTGCGGCATCGATGCCTTCGATTTCACGCGTGCAGGCGTCGCCGCGGCGCTGCTTGAGCTTGACCGCGCGCAACTGCATGCCGCCTGCGCACAAGCCCGCGGTGCCGTGGCAGCGGCCGCCAGCGACGTCTTCATGAGCAACACGATGAATCACATTGCCGATAAACGCGTGTTCGTGCAATTGATCGGGCATCTCGACCGCTGCATTACGGGGCCTCAAACCGGCCAGCCGGCAAGCCAGCCGCGCTGA
- the prsK gene encoding XrtA/PEP-CTERM system histidine kinase PrsK produces MIRAQSDWLAAADAAALSHGLASLAFFVLALLLISNWRARQNVRALLVACLATGGWATGAVVLVLLGQRTALAGDALELLRTLAWLVFLLLLIEPSRPRLRLVLAGIALTALAPWLLSLASSWLALPLPARTIASVCRLLLAVLGMLLVEQWYRNTPPLKRWGIKFACLGVGGLFAYDFYLYSDALLFRTVNDDIWAARGIVDALCAPLLAVSAARNPGWALGLSVSRQMLYRSAALLGSAIYLLAMAASAYYLRYFGGTWGSLMQMAYLGGAALLLAGVLFSGSLRAKLKVTINKHFYNAIFDYREEWLRFTRALSEDGPALGERTIQAMAQLVESRAGALWILREQGQFAPAASWNWPPGTWSEPASGPLCQFLEARLWVIDVPDCQQNPRQYGGLRLPPALLALPDVWLLVPLMLHGQLFAFVALARPRTRIVLNWEIRDVLKIAGSQAASYLAHRESLDTLTVARQFDSFNRMSTFIVHDLKNLVFQLSLLLSNAEKHRANPAFQEDMLGTLDHSVQKMKTLLQKLARGEAPEAPAPLQLDGLLRQAVAAKASLAPAPRLEIVDGELTVLANRARLERVLGHLIQNAIEATASDGKVAVRLRRVQHTAVVELDDTGQGMSEQFIRERLFKPFDTTKTAGMGIGVFESREYLREVGGSLEVRSEPQVGTTFRVILPLHAA; encoded by the coding sequence ATGATACGGGCGCAGTCGGACTGGCTGGCGGCGGCCGACGCGGCGGCCCTCAGCCATGGCCTGGCGTCGCTGGCCTTCTTCGTGCTGGCGCTGCTGCTCATCAGCAACTGGCGCGCGCGGCAGAATGTGCGCGCCTTGCTGGTGGCTTGCCTGGCGACGGGCGGCTGGGCGACGGGCGCGGTGGTGCTGGTGCTGCTGGGACAGCGTACCGCGTTGGCCGGCGACGCGCTGGAACTGCTGCGCACCCTGGCCTGGCTGGTGTTTTTGCTGCTGCTGATCGAACCGTCGCGGCCCCGCCTGCGTCTGGTGCTGGCCGGCATCGCCCTCACGGCGCTGGCGCCCTGGCTGCTCTCCCTGGCGTCATCCTGGCTGGCCTTGCCATTGCCTGCGCGCACCATTGCCAGTGTCTGCCGTTTGCTGCTGGCCGTGCTGGGCATGTTGCTGGTGGAACAGTGGTACCGCAACACGCCACCGTTGAAACGCTGGGGCATCAAGTTTGCCTGCCTGGGCGTGGGCGGGCTGTTCGCCTACGATTTCTATCTGTACAGCGACGCCTTGCTGTTTCGCACGGTCAACGATGACATCTGGGCGGCGCGCGGCATCGTCGACGCCCTGTGCGCGCCGTTGCTGGCCGTCTCTGCCGCGCGCAATCCGGGCTGGGCACTGGGCCTGTCCGTCTCGCGCCAGATGCTGTACCGCTCGGCTGCCTTGCTGGGCTCGGCCATCTACCTGCTGGCCATGGCGGCCAGCGCCTATTACTTGCGCTATTTCGGCGGCACCTGGGGTTCCCTGATGCAGATGGCTTACCTGGGCGGCGCGGCCCTGCTGCTGGCGGGCGTGCTGTTTTCCGGCAGCCTGCGCGCCAAGCTCAAGGTGACGATCAATAAACATTTTTACAATGCCATCTTCGATTACCGCGAGGAATGGCTGCGATTTACGCGCGCGCTGTCCGAGGATGGCCCGGCGCTGGGTGAACGCACGATACAGGCCATGGCGCAGCTGGTGGAAAGCCGCGCCGGCGCGCTGTGGATCTTGCGCGAGCAAGGGCAATTTGCCCCGGCCGCCAGCTGGAACTGGCCGCCGGGCACGTGGAGCGAGCCGGCGTCCGGTCCCCTGTGCCAGTTTCTGGAGGCAAGACTCTGGGTGATCGACGTGCCCGATTGCCAGCAAAACCCGCGCCAGTACGGCGGCTTGCGCTTGCCGCCCGCGCTGCTGGCGCTGCCCGACGTGTGGCTGCTGGTGCCCCTGATGCTGCATGGCCAGCTGTTCGCCTTTGTGGCGCTGGCGCGGCCCCGCACGCGCATAGTCTTGAACTGGGAAATCCGCGACGTGCTGAAAATTGCCGGCAGCCAGGCCGCCAGCTACCTGGCGCACCGCGAGTCGCTCGATACCCTGACGGTGGCGCGCCAGTTCGACTCGTTCAACCGCATGTCCACTTTCATCGTGCACGATCTCAAGAATTTGGTGTTCCAGTTGTCGCTGCTACTGAGCAATGCGGAAAAGCACCGCGCCAATCCCGCCTTCCAGGAAGACATGCTGGGCACCCTCGACCATTCCGTGCAGAAAATGAAGACCTTGCTGCAAAAACTGGCGCGCGGCGAGGCGCCGGAAGCACCGGCGCCGCTGCAGCTCGACGGCTTGCTGCGCCAAGCCGTGGCGGCCAAGGCCAGCCTGGCGCCGGCGCCCCGGCTGGAAATCGTCGATGGCGAACTGACGGTGCTGGCCAACCGCGCGCGGCTGGAGCGGGTGCTGGGACATTTGATCCAGAACGCCATCGAGGCCACGGCCAGCGATGGCAAGGTGGCCGTGCGGCTGCGGCGCGTACAGCACACGGCCGTTGTCGAGCTCGACGATACGGGGCAGGGCATGAGCGAGCAATTCATCCGCGAGCGCCTGTTCAAACCGTTCGACACGACCAAGACGGCGGGCATGGGCATCGGCGTGTTCGAAAGCCGCGAATACCTGCGCGAAGTGGGCGGCAGCCTGGAAGTGCGCAGCGAGCCGCAGGTGGGCACGACGTTTCGCGTGATCCTGCCGCTGCATGCGGCATAG
- the fdx gene encoding ISC system 2Fe-2S type ferredoxin — translation MPKITVLPHPELAPDGAVFDAPQNMSICDALLLNQIDMEHACGQVGACSTCHVVVVQGFDTLNELGDNEEDMLDQAWGLQPHSRLSCQARLAQEDLTVELPRYTLNHAKE, via the coding sequence ATGCCAAAAATTACCGTCCTGCCCCATCCCGAGCTGGCCCCCGACGGCGCCGTGTTTGACGCGCCGCAGAACATGAGCATTTGCGACGCATTGCTGCTCAATCAGATAGACATGGAACACGCGTGCGGCCAGGTGGGCGCCTGTTCCACCTGCCACGTGGTCGTGGTGCAGGGTTTCGATACGCTCAACGAACTGGGCGACAATGAGGAAGACATGCTCGACCAGGCCTGGGGTTTGCAGCCCCATTCGCGCCTGTCCTGCCAGGCCCGCCTCGCCCAGGAAGACCTGACGGTGGAGCTGCCCAGGTACACGCTCAACCACGCTAAGGAATAG
- a CDS encoding M13 family metallopeptidase: MKRSLISAACCALFAFSSPALYAQQATNASAPVSGIDLKTLDPAVSPRDDFYGYVNGVWTRNTEIPADKSVWGTYIELREIAQGQLRGLIDATVKNPGKPGSEAHKIADLYTSFMNDKARNAAGFKPLRAELARVAAVKDKKDLPALLAYLQGNGVATPFSAYVAPDAQDPERYTVNISQSGLGLPDRDYYLKEDDAKLQAVRAKYLKHIETMLAMSGDKAAAAHAAQILDLETRLAAVQWTRVQMRDPVKSYNRVDFDKFAALAPAFDWNVYFTAAGLAPKATSAVVRQPSFMTGFSETVAAVPLESWKSYLNWRIIESYASFLDSATVKERFAFDGTVLRGVPQSEPQWQLALRFTDGAISDAVGKRYVEMYLPPETRPRVMAMFDNFVASFKDGIEQLDWMGPETKKEAQLKLAALKPKIAYPDTWRDYSSMQTQPNDLIANVRAARAWSRQQNLAKLGKPVDRDEWSMTPQTVNASYSPSLNAITIPAAILQPPFFNVKAEDAVNYGLLGITFGHEISHAFDDSGSQYDAKGRLRNWWTAEDRTAFKALAAGLVKQYGAYSPVPGYHINGELTLGENIGDNSGLSITYKAYQRSLNGKPSPVIDGLTGEQRLYIGFAQKWRAKLRPEAAIAQIKSDPHSPGEFRAKGTVKNQPGFYEAFGIKPGDPMYLPPEQRVIMW, encoded by the coding sequence GTGAAACGCTCACTCATCAGCGCCGCCTGCTGCGCCTTGTTCGCCTTCTCCTCGCCCGCGCTGTACGCCCAGCAAGCCACCAATGCCAGCGCGCCCGTCTCCGGCATCGACCTGAAAACCCTGGACCCGGCCGTGAGCCCCAGGGATGATTTCTACGGCTACGTCAACGGCGTCTGGACGCGCAATACGGAAATCCCGGCCGACAAATCCGTCTGGGGCACGTATATCGAATTGCGTGAAATCGCCCAGGGCCAGTTGCGCGGCCTGATCGATGCCACCGTCAAGAACCCCGGCAAGCCCGGCAGCGAGGCGCACAAGATCGCCGACCTGTACACGAGCTTCATGAACGACAAGGCGCGCAATGCGGCCGGCTTCAAGCCCCTGCGCGCCGAACTGGCCCGCGTCGCCGCCGTCAAGGACAAGAAAGACTTGCCGGCGCTGCTGGCCTACCTGCAAGGCAATGGCGTTGCCACGCCGTTTTCCGCCTATGTGGCACCCGATGCGCAAGACCCCGAGCGCTACACGGTCAACATCAGCCAGTCCGGCCTGGGCTTGCCTGACCGCGATTACTACCTGAAGGAGGACGACGCCAAGCTGCAAGCCGTGCGCGCCAAATACCTCAAGCATATCGAAACCATGCTGGCCATGAGCGGCGACAAGGCCGCTGCCGCACACGCGGCGCAAATCCTCGACCTCGAAACGCGCCTGGCGGCCGTGCAGTGGACGCGCGTGCAGATGCGCGACCCCGTCAAATCGTACAACCGCGTCGATTTCGACAAATTCGCGGCACTGGCGCCGGCCTTCGACTGGAATGTCTACTTTACTGCCGCCGGCCTGGCGCCGAAAGCCACGTCGGCCGTGGTGCGCCAGCCCAGCTTCATGACCGGCTTTTCCGAGACCGTGGCCGCCGTGCCGCTGGAATCCTGGAAGAGCTATCTGAACTGGCGCATCATCGAAAGCTATGCCTCCTTCCTGGACAGCGCCACGGTCAAGGAGCGTTTCGCCTTCGACGGCACGGTGCTGCGCGGCGTGCCGCAAAGCGAACCGCAGTGGCAACTGGCGCTGCGCTTCACGGATGGCGCCATCAGCGACGCCGTCGGCAAGCGTTACGTGGAAATGTATCTGCCGCCGGAAACCCGGCCCCGCGTGATGGCCATGTTCGACAATTTCGTCGCCTCGTTCAAGGATGGCATCGAGCAGCTCGACTGGATGGGCCCGGAAACCAAGAAGGAAGCCCAGCTCAAGCTGGCAGCCTTGAAGCCGAAGATCGCGTATCCCGATACCTGGCGCGACTACAGCAGCATGCAGACGCAGCCGAATGACCTGATCGCCAACGTGCGCGCCGCGCGCGCCTGGAGCCGCCAGCAAAACCTGGCCAAGCTGGGCAAGCCGGTCGACCGCGACGAATGGTCGATGACGCCGCAAACCGTGAACGCCAGCTACAGCCCGTCGCTCAACGCCATCACGATTCCGGCCGCCATTTTGCAGCCGCCATTCTTCAACGTGAAAGCGGAAGATGCCGTCAACTACGGCTTGCTGGGCATTACCTTCGGCCATGAAATCAGCCATGCCTTCGACGATTCCGGTAGCCAGTACGACGCCAAAGGCCGTCTGCGCAACTGGTGGACGGCAGAGGACCGCACGGCGTTCAAGGCCCTGGCCGCCGGCCTCGTCAAGCAATATGGCGCCTACAGCCCCGTGCCGGGCTACCACATCAATGGCGAACTGACGCTGGGCGAAAACATCGGCGACAATTCCGGCCTGTCGATCACCTACAAGGCGTACCAGCGTTCCTTGAACGGCAAGCCTTCACCAGTCATCGATGGCCTGACGGGCGAACAGCGCCTGTACATCGGCTTTGCGCAGAAATGGCGCGCGAAATTGCGTCCCGAAGCGGCCATCGCGCAGATCAAGAGCGACCCCCATTCGCCGGGTGAATTCCGCGCCAAGGGCACGGTCAAGAACCAGCCCGGTTTCTATGAAGCGTTCGGCATCAAGCCAGGCGACCCGATGTACCTGCCGCCCGAGCAGCGCGTGATCATGTGGTAA
- a CDS encoding TIGR03013 family XrtA/PEP-CTERM system glycosyltransferase — MIRIFSHYVSKTAFILLLLEIMILLLSATLTSLLWLADGSRVLRVSEVYLSSSIFALVIVFSMSALGMYQHRSREDIRNTLLRILPSFALGFAVLSVLIRFIPSLHFGRGSVLIFGLGAIGVLLARLVVFKSSQSALMEGRLILVGGGALARECMELAASKIGFHQFTVVGCIDVAGERCCVPASALLPAEPSLLAMAQRHDAHEIVVSVSDRRNGAFPAKQLLECALGGVKVIDAATFFEREACQIRIDSLQPSYLIYGGGFDQSFFRAASKRLFDLAASGVICLAALPVMLATALCIRLEDGGPVFYQQERVGRDGLPFNVLKFRSMRCDAERDGKPIWALDNDARITRVGKLIRKLRIDELPQMLNVFRGEMSFVGPRPERAYFVEQLKEQVPYYNIRHSIKPGITGLAQVRYQYGASVDDAVNKLQYDLYYVKNNSLFLDLLILLDTVQVVLFGKGSR, encoded by the coding sequence ATGATCCGCATCTTCAGCCATTACGTCTCGAAAACAGCGTTTATCTTGCTGTTGCTGGAAATCATGATCTTGCTGCTGTCGGCCACCCTGACGTCGCTGCTGTGGCTGGCGGATGGCAGCCGCGTGCTGCGGGTGAGCGAGGTTTACCTGTCTTCCTCGATCTTTGCCCTGGTCATCGTTTTCAGCATGAGCGCGCTGGGCATGTACCAGCACCGCTCGCGCGAAGATATCCGCAACACCTTATTGCGCATCCTGCCGTCGTTCGCCTTGGGTTTTGCCGTGCTGAGCGTGCTGATCCGTTTTATTCCTTCCTTGCATTTCGGACGCGGCAGCGTGCTGATCTTCGGCCTGGGCGCCATCGGCGTGCTGCTGGCGCGCCTGGTGGTGTTCAAATCCTCGCAATCGGCGCTGATGGAAGGCCGGCTGATCCTGGTGGGCGGCGGGGCGCTGGCGCGCGAATGCATGGAGCTGGCGGCGAGCAAGATCGGTTTCCACCAGTTTACGGTGGTCGGCTGCATCGATGTGGCGGGCGAGCGCTGCTGCGTACCGGCCTCGGCCTTGCTGCCGGCCGAACCGTCGCTGCTGGCCATGGCCCAGCGCCATGACGCGCATGAGATCGTCGTGTCCGTCAGCGACCGGCGCAATGGGGCGTTTCCTGCCAAGCAACTGCTGGAATGCGCGCTGGGCGGCGTCAAGGTGATTGACGCGGCCACGTTCTTCGAGCGCGAAGCGTGCCAGATCCGCATCGATTCCCTGCAACCGAGCTATCTGATCTATGGCGGCGGCTTCGATCAGAGCTTTTTCCGCGCCGCCTCGAAGCGCCTGTTCGACCTGGCCGCCAGCGGCGTCATCTGCCTGGCCGCGCTGCCCGTGATGCTGGCGACGGCCCTGTGCATCCGCCTGGAAGATGGCGGCCCCGTGTTTTACCAGCAAGAGCGGGTAGGGCGCGACGGCTTGCCCTTCAATGTGCTGAAATTTCGCAGCATGCGCTGCGACGCGGAGCGCGATGGCAAGCCCATCTGGGCGCTGGACAACGATGCGCGCATCACGCGTGTGGGCAAGCTGATCCGCAAGCTGCGGATCGACGAGCTGCCGCAAATGCTCAATGTGTTTCGCGGCGAGATGAGTTTCGTGGGACCGCGCCCCGAGCGCGCCTACTTTGTCGAGCAACTGAAGGAGCAGGTGCCGTACTACAACATCCGTCACAGCATCAAGCCGGGCATCACGGGCCTGGCGCAGGTGCGCTATCAATATGGCGCTTCTGTCGACGATGCGGTGAACAAACTGCAATACGATTTGTATTATGTGAAGAACAATAGCCTGTTCCTCGACTTGCTGATCCTGCTCGACACGGTGCAGGTGGTGCTGTTTGGCAAGGGCAGCCGATGA